From the Scyliorhinus canicula chromosome 4, sScyCan1.1, whole genome shotgun sequence genome, the window AGTTCAAAGAAAACCTTTTAAAAATGCCCAATATTTTTTGATGGCTGTATAATCTTTCTCCCAGTTTGCTCACAAATCTGTGGAGGAGATTAAACGCTAGAGATTTCCCTGGTCTCAGCTAAATTTGGCCAAGATTCACCTGTCTGTCCATCAGCTAGGAAGTGGAGATGACCAGTCATGGTTCCTACTCCTGATTGCTATTGTGATTCCCTCCATACAGCTCGCTGCCCTTGGGCATCAGGcaagggcaggatcaggctctGATGCCCGGTACAGTTGAATATTTCGCCAAAACTCTTTGCCCCAGACTCACAGGTGAAGTGTGGCACCAGTACAAATGGGAGTATTACAGCGAGCAGCCTACACTTCCGAAGGTACTTCCGAGAATCCCGGAGCAGGATTCCCTGTCagctgatgccggaatcgggaaacgcgattgggcggagaaacgTTCCGATGGTGAAATCGCGGTGGGTGCTGATCTCACACTAAATCaccattctccgtcacctcgacagcagggTCAATACATTCCAGAACCCACGTATAGTAAATACcattttgcatatcattagcaagcCCGACCCGGTATTAGCCTGGGCCACCCCaactctccaccactgatgggccgagttcccaacggcaccgttcacttgtgcttttaaaaatcggtaacccggtgtcgtggctgctgagggagagttaggaggtaggacacagagaggagcaactgtgggctgctgggccggACATTGGCCGGACATGactggaatggtggaggaggggcagccaTATACATGTCTGTTTGTGAATGACAGCCCTGGCCTTGGCCTTGGCTAGGCCCTGGATAGAATGGCCCacaccttggacatgctgatccatagccaacaccctacacccttgcccccccccccccccccccatgcctccaccgTGGGTGCCACctatgtggtgttggcctgggtggctcgCATGGTCGccaccacctcctgttcctgcaggcggttggacatctccacctgcaggtgctggacgcTCGCCAACATCccctcatgtagcccctggctctgtgactgcatctccacaatagaTGGGACCGTCCATCCCAGAAGCCCAAAATCCGTCTAGACAGCAGCTGGTCCCTGGGATCGGCCTGCCCACCGACTGTACACCCCCTCGggaattcctacctccacctgctgtaccggatcagctgtgtggggagcaccagagagtgtcccaggagcctcttcactaaagtgcccgaccgaggtgatagtctctgggatggacagtgaggggtgttggagacggctgtgatgggaagtcagtgtcatccccagACTCGAGCTACGGGGTCTTGGGCCTCGTGTCGAGGGCTCCCGTCCGAGCTGCTATCCTCGTCACTGCTCGGCTCACGGTGGGGGGACTCCGGTTATGGCActcgctgggggcgggggacaccacATGGACCCACcccgtctccagcaggtcctgcaagtcaCAAGACAAGACGCTTGATTAGACCCTCGGCCAGGGGGGACTGGAggtggtgaggatggtgtggggatgtgggtgggAATGAGGgtagtgtgtgggtgagggtgggggtgagggtgggggtggtgtggggatgagggtggtgtgtgggtgagggtgggggtggtgtgggggtgagggtgtggggtgggggtgagcgtggggtgggggtgagggtggtgtgggggtgagggtggtaagggggtggtgtgggggtgagcatgGGGTGggttaggggtgagggtggagatgAGGGTTGGGTTGAaggtgagggtggcgtggggtggcattggggtgagggtgggggtgagggtgtgggtggggttgggggtgggacttgaggtgagggtgggggtgggggtgagggtgggggtgagggcgggttcaaggtgagggtggtgtgggggtgaaggtgggggtgggggtgtgggtggggttggggtggggtttggggtgagggtgggagtagtgtgggggtgaaggtgggggtggggtgcgggtgggggtagtgtgggggtgagggtgcaggtgggggtgagggcggggtgagggtgggttgaaggtgagggtggtgtgggggtgagggtgaggatgaggggtGCGGAGAtgagagtggggtgagggtggtgtgtgggtgagggtgcaggtggggtgcgggtgggggtattgtgggagtgagggtgggatgtgggtggtgtgggggtgagggtgcaggtggggtgcgggtgggggtattgtgggagtgagagtggggtgagggtggtgtgggggtgagggtgaggatgaggggtGCGGAGAtgagagtggggtgagggtggtgtgtgggtgagggtgcaggtggggtgcgggtgggggtattgtgggagtgagggtggggtgtgggtggtgtgggggtgagggtgcaagTGAGTTGCGGGTGGGGGtattgtgggggtgtgggtagtgTATGGGTGTTGTTGGGGGAGGTTGACACAGGTGGCATGGGGAACGGCGAtttagcggggtctcacttcctcgcccatggCCGAGCTCCAtgacttccctttcctctgggaCCATGtacagggccctctgctcagctatagtgaggggccgcaggtccagcggttatgggcagccttctcatgggggtgggggggagggagcagaaAACGCACAGTAATAGACAGTCTGACTCATGAAGaccgggggtgggtagctggtggcctcagtagtcagagcacccggccatggcagctggtatgggtgctggcatgtggtgtagggtgggggttccacctctgtaagatcacccctcagcctcctacgCTGCAAagaaaaagtcccagcctgtccactctctccctgtaactcagtccctcgagtcctggcaacatccctgtaaatctcttctgcgctctctccagtttaataacatctttcccaTAGCAAggtgcccaaaactgaacacaatgctctgGGTGCGGCttcaccaacgtcctgtacaactgcaacataacttcccaacttctatagtCAATCTTTCCTGACAGGTATAACCCTGCAATTCTGACCATCAGAGTGGGGTAACCACTGTTACAATAGgacatatattgtggtaaaccactgttcctgtattgtatatattgtttgttgtctctgctggctccgcctgtggctcctcccctcaggctctgtaTCAAGGTGGCCgacctctggccctgccccagttcggggtcagttgccagcaggttctcgtttagctgattaaagccacagtttcgttccacaactcgtctttgttataattgatggttcatcacagaGACAAAGGAATTAAGGAGAACCCCACATCTCAGaccgaataaataaataaataaacggtTGAATTATTTCTTTAGCTGTGGTCGGGATGGTGATTGAAAGGTCAGCAAAAAAAACAGTGAGGTCCACAATAAAATGTCAACTCACATTATACACAATGCCAAAATCTGGTCCTTCTAAATTAATTGAGCATTTATTTTCTGTAAACTCTTTACAAAATGAACTAGGTGACGGTAAGACACACCTCATTGGAAACATTGTGCTTGTTGAGCTTTCTCTGCTTGGCGTGTGTAAGAGGGATGGTCCCATTATCCTTCTGAGATATCTTCACGTTTTTGCCCCCAATATCTGTCTCTCTTTTCCCAACCAGAGAATCCTCAGGGGACGTAACCTGAGGTGAAAGGTCACCACCCGAACattgaagagagcaggagagaaGACAAGGTGAGCAGGAGGCCAGGTCCCCACCCCAAGCCTGCACGCCAGTCCCCAAAGTGTGGAGGAAGGGAAGAGTGAAGAAGGTGCAGAGGTGACGTCTTCCCCGCACGTCAACATGCCTTCCTCGTTCTGACTATCTTGCTCTGGTACTTCACCGAGTTTCTCCCTTGGCCTACCACATAGACATCGAGTTGGTAGGTTTCCCCAGGCTCCAGGCCCTCAATATGTTCTGTCATCACCGCCTTCCGCAGATTTGAGCCACGGAAATATTGGCAGCTCACCTTCTCCGACTTGCTCCTCGCTGTTGGTCCGAGGCAGTGGTTTTGCAGTTCTTTTGGTTTCTCCTTGCGCACCACCCGCTTTCTGTACACGCAATATTTGTTCAGGGCCTGTGTGGCCAGCCAGGCGACAGTCAAGGAAGAGCAGGCGCGCAGTCGGTCAAACACTTTGAGCCTCGTGTCACGGGGGAGGGCTGGGAACGGCTGCTTGCTGGGGTGAGTGGTTACGTGAACTTTCAACAAGGCCTTCCTGCCTTTTCCAGCTTTTAGGCGGAGTAGGTACCGAGCTTTCGGCTTGCCGATGAGGCGGAAATGTTgaactcccttcacactctgggaTGCCACCACCTTTCTGTTCTGCCTGATCTGCACGTGGGCTGTACGGTAGCAGGACTGAAGAGAGACCATCACCGAATGATGAGAGGAAACTGGCTTGAACCGCAGGGATTTGGAACTTCCCCGCTTGATGAATATCTCCGTCACCCTCCCAGCTTTCAGCTCCTGCACTTTTTGCTTCGCCTCGTCCTTGGTTTTAGCAAATGTCCCCAGGTAGGCCGAGCTCACGTTGGTCAGGAGATTCGAAATGAAAACATCAAAGTAGTACTGGGTGCTGGGTTTTAGCCAGGATACGGTGAACGTGTTTTTGCTCCCGGTGCAGGTTCTCTGAATGCCTGCCAGGTGTCCAGCTGATGGTTTCATAGACTGACGCCCAACAATTGGGCGATTGGCCGCATCGTCAAGGAGCGCAGACCCTGACAGCCCCCAATCCAACCCCGACCACTGTGCCCTTTTGAAAAGGTCGGCCTCGTTAAGTTTAGCCTCAACGGCACACAGGCTTTTATAGTTGTGCTTCTTATTAACGACCACACAGTACTCTGTGGGCTGGTGGAACTGAGAGGTAGCTGGACTTGGCTTCCACACCAGAGAAACACTAGTACGTCCCACAAATGTCAGGCCCAACCGTGAGTCACTGGGCAGTTTGGGGTACGGTTGATCAGATTCAGGGGTGGTTGTGGCATAGGCGTTGAAAATGGCGTCCTTCTCGATGGACACAAGTTCCAGTCTGTAGATGCCGGCTGGGCTATCAGCAATGCCATAACACTCAACATCATTACCTTGATAATAAAACAACTCTGCACTTTGAGCCTGAACAGTCACCTTGGGGTCCTTCTGGAGATTAAAATGCTCCAATTCGCCTGTTAAAAGAAGAAATGATGAGGTTAAACAAAAATGCCAACAGAGATTCAGTTGCCGGgactcttgcctctgaatcagaggTTGTGGATTCAGGTCCCACTGACAGGTTTGAACACAAAATCGCAGCTGGCACTCCCAGTAcagttgtgtggtgaatgtaacttagtaattcacactgtatttaccaataccattgtaagcgcagtagcgttatccgaccactaggggggggggagtagatctgggaatgctcaggtgtttgtacagggctccacccttggctccgcccacaactcctccccctggactgctgtataaatacccttgtccagagccagcctgcaggtcatcgagagttcaacgggtaacaggctggctcggtagtaagtagattaaaaccactgttcatatcttaaagcacgtgtctagtgaattgatggttccatcaagttgAAGAGGCCATCGTTTGTTAAACTAAGGCCCTGTGTGTTCTCTCTCGCAGATATAAAAGGTTCTGTGAGAGAGTGGAGCCAGGACGATAAAAGAGCGCAAGGAAGAGTGAGATAGAGTGGAGCTGGGAGGTCAAAGGGCACAAGAAAGAACGAGATTGAGAGTGGAGCCAGGAGATAAGATAGCGTGGGGAAAAGCCAGACTGAGAACGGAGCTGGGGAGACAAAAGGGCACGAGaaaagtgagttccagattcccaccacccgctgggtgaaaaggattttcctcacatctcttATGAACCTCCTGCCCAtaaccttaaatctatacccctgGTTATTGGCTGTTCTGCTACTGGGGGCTATGGATGCtaatgtggcacagtgattagcactgctgccccacagcgccagggacccgggttcaattcgggtcactgtctgtgcggagtctgcacgttctccacgtgtgtgcgtgggtttcctccaggtgctccagttgcctcccacagaccaaagacgtgcaggttaggtagattggccgtgataaattggccctagtgtccaaaggtgaggtggtgTTATGGAAATGGGGTAGGGTGATGGGCCttagtggagtgctctttcatagggtcagtgcagactcgatgggccgaatggcctcctcctgcaccgtaaGGATTCTAAGGggaaaagttattttctctgccccatataatttttatcacctcaatcaggtcctccctcagcTTTCTTTACTCCAAGGTCTGGTTCTGTGAGTTGTCTTAAATTTGCTTGTTTCATGTGTGTATGTAATTGTCTTTTGAATGAGGTTGAGTAAGCAGAAGGATAAAGTGTGATAAAATAAGAGAGGAGTTGTTAAAGTAATTGCTTTATTCCGATGGGAGAGCGGTTATTCTGGGGCAATGGAATATAATGATTCAAAAGCTGGCTGCGGAAGAGTGTTAAACTTACATTTTTAACATAATTTTAACATCATTCTTGAGAATTTACCTTTTTCTTTGAGTTTTAATTGCAGTTTTGAAGAAAGAAGAACAAAGACACTGCCTAATCTAGTTCCCTGTTTTTCTTTGAATACTGTACtttaatttcagttttaaatCGTGAGGagcgtggagtttacacgttctccccgtgtctgcgtgggtttcctccgggtgctccggtttcctcccacaaatcccgaaagacgtgcttgttaggtgaattggacattctgaattctccctctgtgtacccgaacaggcgccggaatggaaactaggggcttttcactgtcacttcattgcagtatttgtgtaagcctacttatggtaataataaagattattagcggTATTGCCGCTGGACtcgtaatctagagacccagaggAATGACCTGGGGACCACGGCAGGtgatgaaatttgaactcaataaaatacTTGGAATTTAAaatgtctaacgatgaccatgaaaccattgttgcttGTTggcaaaacccgtctggttcactaacacCCTTCCAGcggatatgtgactccagacccacagcaaagatggttgattcttaactgcccctcaagggcaatgagggatgggcaataaatgctggcacagcctgcaatgcccacctcccatgaacacATTAAAATGTATGAATGTAGGTTTTAGACTAATGACTGTGtgattatggccgggattctccaatcctgcggccaagttctggcgccggcgtgaaagatagcgtcaatgggcctcacc encodes:
- the LOC119965451 gene encoding protein NDNF-like isoform X1, with the translated sequence MPPSNPGVPDEQMGVRFLCYLLERPAPVRSVWNMLLPACRNVLSLHLLLSLAGSAQKLPGRDLTIVQSLYNQLTPQDLTAIPDGTEITGFLLKDTPQRYYFIVEEDNTPVTVRVTPCETPLQWTLTIQELEDQSSGDGSGELEHFNLQKDPKVTVQAQSAELFYYQGNDVECYGIADSPAGIYRLELVSIEKDAIFNAYATTTPESDQPYPKLPSDSRLGLTFVGRTSVSLVWKPSPATSQFHQPTEYCVVVNKKHNYKSLCAVEAKLNEADLFKRAQWSGLDWGLSGSALLDDAANRPIVGRQSMKPSAGHLAGIQRTCTGSKNTFTVSWLKPSTQYYFDVFISNLLTNVSSAYLGTFAKTKDEAKQKVQELKAGRVTEIFIKRGSSKSLRFKPVSSHHSVMVSLQSCYRTAHVQIRQNRKVVASQSVKGVQHFRLIGKPKARYLLRLKAGKGRKALLKVHVTTHPSKQPFPALPRDTRLKVFDRLRACSSLTVAWLATQALNKYCVYRKRVVRKEKPKELQNHCLGPTARSKSEKVSCQYFRGSNLRKAVMTEHIEGLEPGETYQLDVYVVGQGRNSVKYQSKIVRTRKAC
- the LOC119965451 gene encoding protein NDNF-like isoform X2, which produces MLLPACRNVLSLHLLLSLAGSAQKLPGRDLTIVQSLYNQLTPQDLTAIPDGTEITGFLLKDTPQRYYFIVEEDNTPVTVRVTPCETPLQWTLTIQELEDQSSGDGSGELEHFNLQKDPKVTVQAQSAELFYYQGNDVECYGIADSPAGIYRLELVSIEKDAIFNAYATTTPESDQPYPKLPSDSRLGLTFVGRTSVSLVWKPSPATSQFHQPTEYCVVVNKKHNYKSLCAVEAKLNEADLFKRAQWSGLDWGLSGSALLDDAANRPIVGRQSMKPSAGHLAGIQRTCTGSKNTFTVSWLKPSTQYYFDVFISNLLTNVSSAYLGTFAKTKDEAKQKVQELKAGRVTEIFIKRGSSKSLRFKPVSSHHSVMVSLQSCYRTAHVQIRQNRKVVASQSVKGVQHFRLIGKPKARYLLRLKAGKGRKALLKVHVTTHPSKQPFPALPRDTRLKVFDRLRACSSLTVAWLATQALNKYCVYRKRVVRKEKPKELQNHCLGPTARSKSEKVSCQYFRGSNLRKAVMTEHIEGLEPGETYQLDVYVVGQGRNSVKYQSKIVRTRKAC